In Paenibacillus ihbetae, the following are encoded in one genomic region:
- a CDS encoding ABC transporter permease, whose product MGRNAANREGVKPLTTKSERKEPASSSNRWLQDIYDKHRRKKRSTQSRVLAVQLSLLLLFFAWWEAAGRLKWIDVLLFSYPTKIFSNIWDNIVSGELWGHLGITVGETVVGFLLGTLVGTLLAVIIWWSPFLNKVLDPYMVVFNSMPKVALGPIFIVMFGAGFTAIVVTTLSITVIVTTLVVYNSFNEVDSNLIKVVRTFGGTKRQVFQRVILPASYPAIVSTLKVNVGMAWVGVIVGEFLVAKSGLGYLIMYGFQVFNFTLVLSSLLIIAVVATAMYQIVVYIERKLLTHR is encoded by the coding sequence ATGGGGCGAAATGCAGCGAATCGGGAAGGAGTGAAGCCATTGACGACGAAAAGCGAGCGGAAAGAGCCGGCTTCTTCTTCAAATCGCTGGCTCCAGGATATTTATGATAAGCATCGAAGGAAAAAACGCAGCACCCAGAGCCGGGTGCTCGCCGTCCAGCTCAGCCTGCTGCTCCTGTTCTTCGCATGGTGGGAGGCGGCGGGCAGATTAAAGTGGATCGACGTGCTTCTGTTCAGTTATCCTACCAAAATATTTTCGAATATTTGGGATAACATCGTGAGCGGGGAGCTGTGGGGCCATCTGGGGATTACCGTCGGAGAGACCGTCGTCGGATTTCTGCTCGGCACCCTGGTCGGCACCCTGCTTGCGGTCATCATCTGGTGGTCGCCGTTCTTGAACAAGGTGCTCGATCCCTATATGGTGGTATTCAACAGTATGCCGAAGGTGGCGCTGGGGCCGATCTTCATCGTCATGTTTGGCGCCGGCTTTACGGCGATTGTCGTGACGACGCTGTCGATCACGGTGATTGTGACGACCCTCGTCGTATACAACAGCTTCAATGAGGTGGACTCCAATCTGATCAAGGTTGTCCGCACCTTCGGCGGCACGAAGCGCCAAGTATTCCAGCGCGTCATTCTGCCGGCCTCCTATCCAGCCATCGTATCGACCTTGAAGGTTAATGTGGGCATGGCCTGGGTCGGCGTGATCGTCGGCGAATTCCTGGTTGCGAAATCCGGGCTTGGATATTTGATAATGTACGGATTTCAGGTGTTCAACTTCACGCTGGTGCTGTCGAGTCTTCTCATCATTGCCGTCGTGGCGACGGCGATGTACCAGATCGTTGTCTATATTGAAAGAAAGCTGCTGACCCACAGGTAG